One window of the Chloroflexota bacterium genome contains the following:
- a CDS encoding PrsW family intramembrane metalloprotease — translation MQNHLRVARESVWLEMIGIAVFAGLVALAANALRLELNGLPLVLAGIVLALVPALLWLSAFYRQDRIEPEPRQYVIGIFILGALLYQAVGQPLTREVFRAQDWVGANWWIALSGSILVGGLITQFLLYAAVRYTVFYSTEFDQRIDGIIYGAAAGLGYATMQNIQYVVNNGGVDLGVGAITIAVEALSLASLGGVSGYFLGRAKFDKMGARWLPLGLALAAILNGVIDLVLRQVPFIGGDLNINPWYGLLAGVLIAGSTFFVLFRLMSRLRGATENASNASTALAEEPEWIVWVVVIVGLAAAWFVRGNVLDQVRTTSVGQVSVSYPASWSRASATGALFAAEDRTHGGVFGARISVHQIPRADLFPATGGLADAAMNWSLARGKELIAYRLLEMNEVKWQGRDAVRVDYAFLLDSPQGSASGTLPALMRATDVLVVSGDQIFALTFAAERNEFDQLADWRERIIATWRVP, via the coding sequence ATGCAGAATCATCTTCGTGTCGCGCGCGAATCGGTCTGGCTCGAAATGATCGGGATCGCGGTGTTTGCCGGGCTGGTCGCGTTAGCGGCTAACGCTCTGCGACTTGAACTAAACGGATTGCCACTCGTACTCGCGGGCATCGTGCTCGCGCTCGTCCCGGCTCTGCTGTGGCTGTCCGCATTTTATCGGCAGGACCGCATCGAGCCGGAGCCGCGTCAATACGTGATCGGCATATTTATTTTGGGCGCACTGCTCTACCAAGCCGTCGGTCAGCCGCTCACTCGCGAGGTTTTCCGCGCGCAAGACTGGGTCGGCGCAAATTGGTGGATTGCGTTGAGCGGTTCGATTTTGGTCGGCGGTTTGATCACCCAGTTTTTGTTATACGCCGCAGTGCGCTACACCGTTTTCTATTCGACCGAGTTCGATCAACGGATTGATGGCATCATCTATGGCGCGGCGGCAGGGCTGGGGTACGCGACGATGCAAAATATCCAGTACGTCGTGAACAACGGCGGCGTTGACCTGGGTGTCGGCGCGATTACCATCGCAGTCGAGGCGCTATCGCTCGCGAGTTTGGGCGGCGTATCCGGATATTTCCTCGGACGCGCCAAGTTCGACAAAATGGGCGCACGCTGGTTGCCGCTCGGATTGGCGCTCGCGGCGATTCTGAATGGCGTGATTGATTTGGTTTTACGCCAAGTCCCATTCATCGGCGGCGACTTGAACATCAATCCGTGGTACGGTCTGCTTGCCGGGGTGCTCATCGCGGGCAGCACTTTTTTTGTCTTGTTTCGATTGATGAGCCGACTGCGCGGCGCAACCGAGAACGCGTCGAATGCGTCCACCGCGCTCGCCGAAGAACCGGAATGGATCGTTTGGGTCGTCGTGATCGTCGGCTTGGCGGCGGCATGGTTCGTGCGCGGCAACGTGCTTGACCAGGTTCGCACCACAAGCGTCGGTCAGGTCAGCGTGAGTTATCCGGCGTCCTGGTCGCGCGCGAGTGCAACCGGCGCGCTGTTCGCGGCAGAGGATCGCACGCACGGCGGCGTCTTTGGCGCGCGCATCAGCGTGCATCAAATCCCGCGCGCAGATTTATTTCCGGCGACTGGCGGACTGGCGGACGCCGCGATGAATTGGTCACTGGCGCGCGGTAAAGAATTGATCGCGTATCGCTTGCTCGAAATGAACGAGGTGAAATGGCAAGGGCGCGACGCAGTACGCGTGGACTATGCGTTTTTGCTCGATTCGCCGCAAGGTTCCGCATCGGGTACGCTACCCGCGCTGATGCGCGCGACAGATGTATTGGTCGTCAGCGGCGACCAGATTTTCGCGTTGACCTTTGCCGCCGAGCGTAACGAATTCGATCAGCTCGCCGATTGGCGCGAGCGAATTATCGCGACTTGGCGCGTGCCGTAG
- a CDS encoding O-acetyl-ADP-ribose deacetylase has product MKVEIGESTLELVQGDITQQDVDALVNAANSSLLGGGGVDGAIHRAAGPQLLEECRTLDGCETGSAKITRGYQLRARHVIHAVGPVYRDGKHGEPVLLASAYRTCLELASQNNCASIAFPAISTGVYGYPMEDAAHIAFRVIVDYLSEHPEIARVNYVLYDARALEVHARVLEQVLSE; this is encoded by the coding sequence ATGAAAGTTGAAATCGGCGAATCAACGCTTGAACTTGTTCAGGGTGACATTACGCAACAGGATGTGGACGCGCTAGTGAACGCGGCGAACTCGTCACTGCTCGGCGGTGGCGGTGTGGACGGTGCGATTCATCGTGCAGCGGGACCGCAATTGCTCGAAGAGTGTCGCACGTTGGACGGGTGCGAAACGGGAAGCGCGAAAATCACGCGTGGTTATCAATTGCGCGCGCGGCATGTTATTCACGCGGTCGGTCCGGTGTATCGCGATGGCAAGCACGGCGAACCGGTATTGCTCGCGAGCGCGTATCGCACATGCCTCGAACTCGCGTCGCAAAACAATTGCGCGTCCATTGCGTTCCCAGCGATTTCGACCGGCGTGTACGGCTATCCGATGGAGGATGCCGCGCACATTGCGTTTCGCGTGATCGTAGATTATCTCAGCGAACATCCGGAAATTGCGCGTGTGAATTACGTATTGTATGACGCGCGCGCGTTAGAAGTCCACGCGCGCGTGCTGGAGCAAGTGTTGTCCGAGTGA
- a CDS encoding trypsin-like peptidase domain-containing protein produces the protein MKQYTLRVALLAIAFVLLASLTLELPTAHAKDPAPAQIENAMLAVVKIWILGPDGKAFGGCSGTVIDPAGYILTNFHCVGYTNLYGKDDSGFNLKHGDLYHSQGWLVVGPTKDPKKAPVPTYMAKYITGDPKLDVAVVKIFRMYNEGEKLPGALPLTVIKRVDSDNAKIGEFIATVGYPGVGGNLISYLPGQISGFDDQDNDGNLDSFKTNAEIAPGNSGGLGMNGNGEQIGISTWGKVSGVSKIDRFKMINIAEPLIKKAKQLGDSTTSSGLGTAGTSPTTNTGNPTFGKLAFSTACKDAPISNPGATFPAGTKMIAALFPHSGMRTGTDWGSVWFVDDKAVAGAETGRSWKDAADGTFCNTLANQGEALPNGKYRFALYLQGRPTTEAEFMIGTSTTPPSPQPPAPQPSRGVALSGQIVDADTQRGISGAVILVLDPDVSVEDFDDAEDIEPLIIASGIADSAGKFLTAPGLERGITYTLLVGQKAYQRRELELDLTDDDPDVTKLKPIALKKK, from the coding sequence ATGAAACAATATACTCTGCGCGTGGCGTTGTTGGCAATTGCGTTCGTTCTGCTCGCGAGTTTGACACTCGAGTTGCCGACCGCGCACGCCAAAGACCCCGCGCCCGCGCAAATCGAAAACGCGATGCTGGCAGTCGTCAAAATCTGGATCCTGGGTCCGGATGGCAAAGCGTTCGGTGGTTGTTCCGGCACCGTCATTGATCCAGCCGGGTACATCCTAACCAACTTTCATTGCGTCGGGTACACGAATCTGTACGGCAAAGATGATTCCGGCTTTAACTTGAAACATGGCGATCTGTACCATTCCCAGGGTTGGCTCGTGGTCGGTCCGACCAAGGATCCGAAAAAAGCGCCCGTGCCAACCTACATGGCAAAGTACATCACCGGCGATCCCAAGTTGGATGTCGCGGTCGTCAAGATTTTTCGAATGTACAACGAGGGCGAGAAATTACCCGGCGCGTTACCCTTGACCGTCATCAAGCGCGTGGATTCGGACAATGCCAAGATTGGTGAATTTATCGCGACCGTTGGATACCCAGGTGTCGGTGGCAATCTCATTTCCTATCTGCCGGGACAAATTTCCGGCTTTGACGATCAGGACAACGATGGGAATTTGGATTCCTTCAAAACGAACGCGGAGATTGCGCCGGGAAATAGCGGCGGACTGGGTATGAATGGGAACGGGGAACAGATCGGCATTTCGACCTGGGGTAAGGTCTCTGGCGTCAGCAAGATTGACCGCTTCAAGATGATCAACATTGCCGAGCCGTTGATCAAAAAAGCGAAACAACTGGGCGACTCGACGACGAGTAGCGGGCTGGGCACTGCCGGAACATCTCCGACTACGAATACGGGCAATCCAACGTTTGGCAAACTGGCATTCTCAACCGCGTGCAAGGACGCGCCGATTAGCAATCCGGGTGCGACCTTTCCGGCAGGCACAAAAATGATCGCCGCCTTGTTCCCGCACAGTGGAATGCGAACCGGGACAGACTGGGGATCGGTGTGGTTCGTAGATGACAAAGCGGTCGCCGGCGCGGAGACGGGGCGAAGTTGGAAGGACGCGGCAGACGGCACTTTTTGCAACACGCTCGCGAACCAAGGCGAGGCGCTCCCGAATGGCAAATACCGATTCGCGCTCTATCTTCAAGGGCGTCCCACCACCGAAGCCGAGTTTATGATCGGGACAAGCACCACTCCTCCGTCGCCCCAACCGCCTGCGCCGCAGCCATCGCGTGGCGTCGCGCTGTCCGGTCAAATCGTGGATGCCGACACTCAGCGCGGCATTTCGGGCGCGGTCATTCTGGTGCTCGATCCGGATGTGAGCGTCGAGGATTTCGATGACGCCGAAGATATTGAGCCACTCATCATCGCCTCGGGCATCGCCGATTCAGCCGGCAAATTCCTGACCGCGCCCGGGTTGGAACGCGGAATCACGTATACACTACTCGTTGGACAGAAAGCGTACCAACGCCGCGAATTGGAATTGGATTTAACCGATGACGACCCAGATGTGACGAAACTCAAACCGATCGCGTTGAAGAAAAAGTAG